In Nitrosomonas stercoris, the genomic stretch AACTGCATCAGCATAACCTGCCACCAATCGTTCACAAGAACGATTGGTATCCCAGGGTAATAATGCACCTACTGCTTTCACGCCCAGATTATTGAGCTGATGCGGCACGCCGAATCCCTGCAGGATATGACCTGATCCCATCACACCTACCACCAAAGGTTTTTTGCGTTTATCATAATTGTTGAGTACTGCATGTATTTCTTGCGCCATAGCGCGATCCCACAATTGCTGATTAACTACAAAACGCAAGAAATCAGGATCATATTGATTTGGCTTATTGGATAATTTGGTTTGTTTACGTTTAGGGCGATCATGCTGTTGATAAATCGGCAACAAAAATTCTAAATATTCCGATGACGGAGGAGCAGGACGGGTAACGCCTTCTCTTTCTTTTTCCGGCACACCATCAAATCCCTTGGCAGCAACCGCCTTTCTCAATGAACTATCAATATTCAATGCGCGCATGGGAATGCGATTCATGCGTGCAAAATGAAACAACGGTAAATACAAATTGGCATCCGTGCTCCAGACCAGGTTCCACTCGGATTTTGCCAAGAATTCAGATTCTGTTAATTCACCTGCCACCCATTGATCCAGCACTTTTTGTACCCGCCGCGGAAACATTTCAAAGCCAATCACCATATCGGGGCGAGCGGCGTACAAAGTAGCCAGCATTTGCAATTGCCAACGATGATGTTCGGGATTGGTATGCATTTCTCCCAGCAATACCACAGATTTATCTTTGACAGCCGTCATCACATCTGACAACTGTGCTTCCCCTTTGCCAGGCATAACCCAGCTGGCAGCAGAAACACATTGATCTGCTGCGGCTCGTTTGCTGGCAGCTGTTTTCTCCGACCCATCTCGAGCAGAAAGTCCAGATGCATACGCCATGCTTAATATGAGTAAACCGCTTGCAACCAACCGCCAATTAGGCTTGAAATCAATCATTTATTTGGTGATGTATTGTTAAAAGTATTGGAATCGTAAAAAACAGGCCGTATCACTTTGCTGATATGAAGCTATCCAACCCATCTACGCGCATTTCTAAACATCCGCATCCAGGGTGCATCTTCTGGCCAATCATCCGGATGCCACGAATGCTGTACTGTGCGAATTACCCTTTCCGGATGCGGCATCAAAATTGTTACTCGGCCATCTGTTGAAGTGAGTCCGGTAATACCAGCAGGAGAACCATTGGGATTGAGTGGGTAACTTTCAGTAAGTTCACCCCGGTTATTGACAAACTGTAGTGCGATATACGGTTGCGCCGCCAATAATTGTTCATTGCTATCAAACACCGCTAGCCCTTCACCATGTGCCAACGTAATAGGCAAGCGACTCTCCGCCATGCCCTCAAAAAATAAGGAAGGGCTGTGACCAATTTTGACCATGACAAAACGTGCTTCAAACTGTTCAGAATGATTGCGCTCAAAACGTGGCCAGTGCACTGTGCCTGGTATAATTTCCTGCAGGTGGCTCATCATCTGGCAACCATTACATACTCCTAACGCAAAAGTATCAGAACGCGCGAAGAAAGCAGCAAATTCATCCCGCGCCCGGGTATTGAACAAAATGGATTGTGCCCATCCCCGGCCCGCCCCCAGTACATCACCATAAGAAAAGCCACCGCCAGCGACTAATCCTTTGAATTCAGCCAATTTTATTCGCCCCGATAGAATGTCGCTCATATGCACATCCACTGCATTGAATCCGGCACGATCAAATGCTGCTGCCATTTCTACCTGGCCATTCACGCCCTGTTCACGCAAAATGGCTACTGTTGGACGCTGACTAAGCATGGCAGGCGCCAAGGTCGGTTCATTCAGTGAAAACGTCAGTTCGGCATGCAATCCCGGATCTTCTGTATCCAACAACTGATCAAATTCCTGTTGCGCACAACCAGGGTGATCACGCAATTTTTGCAGCTGGTAGCTTGTTTCCGACCAAATACGTTGCAATGCCACTCGTTTTTCCTGAAAAATAATCTTGTCATTGTGCAACACGTGGATACTGTCTTGTGAATTCGGCTGGCCAATCAAATGAGTGACTGGCTCCAGACCCGCGTCTTTCAGCACCGCCAGCACAGCAGCACGCTGACGGGTTTCAATCTGAACAACCGCCCCCAGCTCTTCATTGAACAAAGTTGCCAATTGCCAGGCGTCGATGTCATCAGTGGCTGGGGTAGTGGAAGCAGATGCCAGAGCATCCAGCGTAATGTCCATGCCGCAATGTCCGGCAAATGCCATTTCACACAGCGTCACAAACAATCCGCCATCAGAACGATCATGATAAGCGAGCAATAAACCACGTTCATTAAGCGTCTGCATAGCATCAAAAAAATCCTGAAACTGTTGCGGATTTTCCAGATCCGGTGCCACATCGCCGGATTGGGCATACACTTGCGCCAACGCGGATCCACCCAGCCGATTTTTGCCGTCTCCCAGATCCAGCAAAATCAGCTCAGTTGGCCCCTTATCCAGTCGCAGCTGCGGTGTCAGCGTTTTGCGGACATCAGATACCTTGGCAAAAGCAGACACAATCAGGGAAAGTGGTGCAATCACATCTTTTTGCTGCCCCTGTTGCGCATCCTGCCAACTGGTTTTCATGGACAGGGAATCCTTGCCTACGGGAATGCTGATTCCCAGTTGCGGACATAACTCCAGGCCGACTGCCTGCACCGCCTCATACAAAGCCACGTCTTCACCCGGATGACCGGCAGCAGCCATCCAGTTGGCTGACAAACGTACCGTAGTCAATCCCGCAACCGTGGCAGCTGCCAGATTAGTCAAGGCTTCGCCCACAGCCATGCGTGCGGAACTGGCCGCATCAATTACCGCCAGTGGCGTGCGTTCACCCAGTGCAAACGCTTCACCTAGATACGTCTGAAAACCGGCAGCTGTCACAGCCACATCCGCCACTGGCACTTGCCACGGGCCGACCATTTGATCACGTGCGGTTAGCCCGCCAACGGTACGATCACCAATGGTAATCAGAAAAGATTTATTGGCTACTGCTGGCAAACGCAGCATGCGACTGACCGCTTCCTGCAGACGAATATCGCTTTTATCCAAAGGTGCAGGAGCCGGTTGAATGCGTTGCACGTCGCGCATCATTTTGGGTGGTTTACCCAACAAAACAGCCAGCGGCATATCTGCTGGATGCGTTACTGATTGCGCGTCTGCAACGATTAATTGTGGCTCTGCTAACGCTTCTCCCACAACAGCAAACGGGCAGCGCTCGCGCTCGCAAATTGCCTGAAACAGCGGCAAGGATTGCGGATGAATAGCCAGCACATAACGTTCCTGCGCTTCATTGCACCAGATCTGCAAAGGCGACATGCCCGGTTCATCAGAAGGCACTGCCCGCAAGTCAAAGCGTCCCCCGCGTTTTGCATCGTAGACCAGCTCAGGCAAAGCATTGGAAAGCCCGCCCGCACCGACATCATGAATTGCCAGAATCGGGTTAGGCTGGCCGCTACGCGCCAGCTGCCAGCAGCGATCAATCACTTCCTGCGCGCGACGCTGCATTTCCGCGTTACCGCGTTGCACTGAATTAAAATCAAGCGCTGCTTCGTTGGTACCGGCATCCA encodes the following:
- a CDS encoding phosphoribosylformylglycinamidine synthase encodes the protein MLQFYQRNALSPFRLERLLHSIQVAVPQVAGIRADYHYFCQLRRDLTVEESDRLQQLLDVTTTESPALNNKLLLVVPRPGTISPWSSKATDIAHNCGLDGIERLERGVGFALRYQTAPSAEQLLQIEACLHDRMTEVVLPTLEAAAVLFQQATPGELGEIDVVGQGMDALVQANRAMGLALSTDEMEYLLEYFTRVQRNPTDVELMMFAQANSEHCRHKIFNADWIIDGVAQPHSLFGMIRHTHQTHPAHTIVAYSDNAAILEGETVARFYPGSGNQYGYTSELTHWLVKVETHNHPTAISPFPGAATGVGGEIRDEGATGSGAKPKAGLTGFSVSNLRIPGAIQPWENIDYGKPDHIASALDIMLTAPIGGAAFSNEFGRPNLAGYFRTYEITVNEQRRGYHKPIMLAGGIGQISALHTAKEPFPPGTLLIHLGGPGMAIGLGGGAASSMDAGTNEAALDFNSVQRGNAEMQRRAQEVIDRCWQLARSGQPNPILAIHDVGAGGLSNALPELVYDAKRGGRFDLRAVPSDEPGMSPLQIWCNEAQERYVLAIHPQSLPLFQAICERERCPFAVVGEALAEPQLIVADAQSVTHPADMPLAVLLGKPPKMMRDVQRIQPAPAPLDKSDIRLQEAVSRMLRLPAVANKSFLITIGDRTVGGLTARDQMVGPWQVPVADVAVTAAGFQTYLGEAFALGERTPLAVIDAASSARMAVGEALTNLAAATVAGLTTVRLSANWMAAAGHPGEDVALYEAVQAVGLELCPQLGISIPVGKDSLSMKTSWQDAQQGQQKDVIAPLSLIVSAFAKVSDVRKTLTPQLRLDKGPTELILLDLGDGKNRLGGSALAQVYAQSGDVAPDLENPQQFQDFFDAMQTLNERGLLLAYHDRSDGGLFVTLCEMAFAGHCGMDITLDALASASTTPATDDIDAWQLATLFNEELGAVVQIETRQRAAVLAVLKDAGLEPVTHLIGQPNSQDSIHVLHNDKIIFQEKRVALQRIWSETSYQLQKLRDHPGCAQQEFDQLLDTEDPGLHAELTFSLNEPTLAPAMLSQRPTVAILREQGVNGQVEMAAAFDRAGFNAVDVHMSDILSGRIKLAEFKGLVAGGGFSYGDVLGAGRGWAQSILFNTRARDEFAAFFARSDTFALGVCNGCQMMSHLQEIIPGTVHWPRFERNHSEQFEARFVMVKIGHSPSLFFEGMAESRLPITLAHGEGLAVFDSNEQLLAAQPYIALQFVNNRGELTESYPLNPNGSPAGITGLTSTDGRVTILMPHPERVIRTVQHSWHPDDWPEDAPWMRMFRNARRWVG